Proteins encoded in a region of the Mycolicibacterium chitae genome:
- the map gene encoding type I methionyl aminopeptidase, whose product MVSLPGLRSRKVVAQRSAAELDAMAVAGALVAAALRAVREAAAPGVSTLDLDRIAEAVIRDGGGVPSFLGYHGFPATVCSSVNDRVVHGIPSAAEVLSAGDLVSIDCGAIVDGWHGDSAVTFGVGELIPADEALSAATRDSMEAGIAAMVPGNRLSDVSHAIERGTRAAEAKYGRRYGIVEGYGGHGIGRQMHMDPFLPNEGAPGRGPLLAPGSVLAIEPMLTLGTVKTRILDDEWTVVTTDGSRAAHWEHTVAVTEDGPRILTLAAD is encoded by the coding sequence ATGGTTTCGTTGCCCGGACTGCGCAGCCGCAAGGTCGTCGCGCAGCGTAGCGCCGCCGAACTCGACGCCATGGCCGTCGCCGGCGCGCTGGTCGCCGCCGCCCTGCGCGCGGTCCGCGAGGCCGCCGCACCCGGCGTCTCCACCCTGGACCTGGACCGGATCGCCGAGGCCGTCATCCGCGACGGCGGCGGCGTCCCGTCGTTCCTCGGCTACCACGGCTTTCCCGCCACCGTGTGCTCCTCGGTCAACGACCGCGTGGTGCACGGCATCCCGTCGGCCGCCGAGGTCCTGTCCGCGGGCGACCTGGTGTCCATCGACTGCGGGGCGATCGTCGACGGCTGGCACGGCGACTCGGCGGTCACGTTCGGGGTGGGCGAGCTCATCCCGGCCGACGAGGCGCTGTCGGCGGCCACCCGGGACTCCATGGAGGCCGGTATCGCCGCCATGGTGCCCGGCAATCGGCTCAGCGACGTCTCGCACGCCATCGAACGCGGCACCCGGGCGGCCGAGGCCAAGTACGGCCGCCGCTACGGCATCGTCGAGGGCTATGGCGGGCACGGCATCGGCCGCCAGATGCACATGGATCCGTTCCTGCCCAACGAGGGAGCCCCCGGGCGCGGCCCGCTGTTGGCCCCGGGCTCGGTGCTGGCCATCGAGCCGATGCTCACCTTGGGCACCGTCAAGACCCGCATCCTCGACGACGAGTGGACCGTCGTCACGACCGACGGTTCGCGCGCCGCGCACTGGGAGCACACCGTCGCGGTCACCGAGGACGGCCCGCGGATCCTGACACTCGCGGCGGACTGA
- a CDS encoding adenylate kinase, producing the protein MRIVLLGPPGAGKGTQAVKLAEELGVPQISTGDLFRYNISNGTDLGKEAKKYLDAGDLVPATLTNALVDDRLNDADAAAGFILDGFPRSVEQAEALAEMLAKRNVALDAVVEFRVPEDELVTRLKGRGRADDTEDVIRHRMGVYRDETAPLLDFYRDQLKTVDAVGSLDEVFARALQALGR; encoded by the coding sequence GTGAGAATCGTTTTGCTCGGACCTCCCGGAGCCGGTAAGGGAACCCAGGCGGTCAAGCTGGCCGAGGAGCTCGGCGTGCCCCAGATCTCCACCGGAGACCTGTTCCGCTACAACATCAGCAACGGCACCGACCTGGGTAAAGAGGCCAAGAAGTACCTCGACGCCGGTGACCTGGTGCCGGCCACGCTGACCAACGCCCTGGTCGACGACCGGCTCAACGACGCGGACGCCGCCGCCGGGTTCATCCTCGACGGCTTCCCGCGCTCGGTGGAGCAGGCCGAGGCGCTCGCCGAGATGCTCGCCAAGCGCAACGTGGCCCTCGACGCCGTCGTCGAGTTCCGGGTGCCCGAGGACGAGCTGGTGACGCGCCTCAAGGGACGCGGTCGCGCCGACGACACCGAGGACGTCATCCGGCACCGGATGGGCGTGTACCGCGACGAGACGGCCCCGCTGCTGGACTTCTACCGCGATCAGCTCAAGACCGTCGACGCCGTCGGCTCGCTCGACGAGGTGTTCGCCCGGGCGCTGCAGGCGCTCGGCCGCTGA
- the secY gene encoding preprotein translocase subunit SecY: MLSAFISSLRTPDLRRKILFTLGIVLLYRVGATLPSPGVDYGNVQQCIDQVSGGDSGQIYSLINLFSGGALLQLAVFAVGVMPYITASIIVQLLTVVIPRFEQLRKEGQSGQAKMTQYTRYLTIALAILQATSIVALAANGGLLQGCSLEIIPDTSIFSLVIMVLVMTAGAALVMWMGELVTERGVGNGMSLMIFAGIAAQIPGEGQMVLESRGGMVFTLVCIAALAILIGVIFVEQGQRRIPVQYAKRMVGRKMYGGTSTYLPLKVNQAGVIPVIFASSLIYIPQLITQLIQSGRSEPGNSWWDRFVADHLTNPADVVYVAFYFGLIVFFTYFYVSITFNPDERADEMKKFGGFIPGIRPGRPTADYLRFVLNRITLPGSIYLGVIAVMPNLFLQMGSGATLQNLPFGGVAVLIMIGVGLDTVKQIESQLMQRNYEGFLK, translated from the coding sequence GTGCTCTCAGCCTTTATCTCGTCGCTGCGGACACCTGACCTGAGGCGCAAGATCCTCTTCACGCTCGGAATTGTCCTGTTGTACCGCGTCGGCGCGACCCTGCCGTCCCCGGGCGTCGACTACGGCAACGTCCAGCAGTGCATCGACCAGGTCAGCGGCGGCGACTCCGGTCAGATCTATTCGCTGATCAACCTGTTCTCCGGCGGCGCGCTGCTGCAGCTGGCGGTCTTCGCCGTCGGCGTCATGCCCTACATCACCGCGAGCATCATCGTGCAGTTGCTCACCGTGGTCATCCCGCGGTTCGAGCAGCTGCGCAAGGAAGGCCAGTCCGGCCAGGCCAAGATGACGCAGTACACCCGCTACCTGACGATCGCGCTGGCCATCCTGCAGGCCACCTCGATCGTGGCGCTGGCGGCCAACGGTGGCCTGCTGCAGGGCTGCTCGCTGGAGATCATCCCGGACACCAGCATCTTCTCGCTGGTCATCATGGTCCTGGTGATGACCGCGGGTGCCGCGCTGGTCATGTGGATGGGCGAGCTGGTCACCGAGCGCGGCGTCGGCAACGGCATGTCGCTGATGATCTTCGCCGGCATCGCCGCCCAGATCCCGGGCGAGGGCCAGATGGTCCTGGAGAGCCGCGGCGGCATGGTCTTCACCCTGGTCTGCATCGCCGCCCTGGCGATCCTGATCGGCGTCATCTTCGTCGAGCAGGGTCAGCGCCGGATCCCGGTGCAGTACGCCAAGCGCATGGTGGGCCGCAAGATGTACGGCGGCACCTCGACCTACCTGCCGCTGAAGGTCAACCAGGCCGGCGTCATCCCGGTGATCTTCGCCTCGTCGCTGATCTACATCCCGCAGCTGATCACCCAGCTCATCCAGAGCGGCCGCAGCGAGCCGGGCAACAGCTGGTGGGACCGGTTCGTCGCCGACCACCTCACCAACCCCGCCGACGTCGTCTACGTCGCGTTCTACTTCGGGCTGATCGTGTTCTTCACGTACTTCTACGTGTCGATCACGTTCAACCCCGACGAGCGCGCCGACGAGATGAAGAAGTTCGGCGGCTTCATCCCGGGCATCCGGCCCGGTCGTCCGACCGCGGACTACCTGCGCTTCGTCCTGAACCGCATCACGCTGCCCGGCTCGATCTACCTCGGTGTCATCGCCGTGATGCCCAACCTGTTCCTGCAGATGGGTAGTGGGGCCACGCTGCAGAACCTGCCGTTCGGCGGTGTGGCCGTGCTGATCATGATCGGCGTCGGCCTGGACACGGTGAAGCAGATCGAAAGCCAGCTCATGCAGCGCAACTACGAAGGGTTCCTGAAGTGA
- a CDS encoding SAM-dependent methyltransferase: MARTDDDTWDLASSVGATATMVAAARAMATRAEPAVIDDPYAAPLVEAVGIEFFARLARGELTAAELDGGDSPVGMSRFADGMAARTRFFDDFFAAAAEAGIRQAVILASGLDARGYRLAWPTGTVLYEIDQPEVIEFKTTTLAGLGAQPRVDLRTVAIDLRADWPAALTAAGFDPAAPTAWIAEGLFGYLPPEGQDRLLDQISALSAPGSRLAAEGVPSQADADEDETRERMQASADRWREHGFDIDFSALVFLGDRADVTSYLQAHGWSTTAATANDLLVRYGMQRLDADEGFAAVTYVSAEK; encoded by the coding sequence ATGGCCCGAACCGATGACGACACCTGGGACCTCGCCTCCAGCGTCGGGGCGACCGCGACCATGGTGGCCGCCGCCCGTGCGATGGCCACCCGGGCCGAGCCCGCGGTGATCGACGACCCGTACGCCGCGCCGCTGGTGGAGGCCGTGGGCATCGAGTTCTTCGCCCGCCTGGCCCGCGGTGAATTGACCGCGGCCGAACTCGACGGCGGCGACTCCCCCGTCGGGATGAGCCGGTTCGCCGACGGCATGGCGGCCCGGACCCGCTTCTTCGACGACTTCTTCGCCGCCGCCGCCGAGGCCGGCATCCGGCAGGCCGTGATCCTGGCCTCGGGTCTGGACGCCCGCGGGTACCGGCTGGCGTGGCCGACGGGCACGGTGCTCTACGAGATCGACCAGCCCGAGGTCATCGAGTTCAAGACGACCACCCTGGCCGGCCTGGGCGCCCAGCCCCGCGTCGACCTGCGCACCGTCGCGATCGATCTGCGCGCCGACTGGCCCGCCGCGCTGACCGCGGCCGGCTTCGACCCCGCCGCACCCACCGCCTGGATCGCCGAGGGCCTGTTCGGTTATCTGCCGCCCGAGGGCCAGGACCGGCTCCTCGACCAGATCAGCGCGCTCAGCGCGCCGGGCAGCCGGCTGGCCGCCGAGGGCGTGCCCAGCCAGGCCGACGCCGACGAGGACGAGACCCGGGAACGCATGCAGGCCTCGGCCGACCGCTGGCGCGAACACGGCTTCGACATCGACTTCTCGGCGTTGGTCTTTCTCGGTGACCGCGCCGACGTCACCAGCTACCTGCAGGCACACGGCTGGTCGACGACGGCGGCGACGGCCAACGACCTGCTGGTCCGCTACGGCATGCAGCGGCTGGACGCCGACGAGGGGTTCGCGGCGGTCACCTACGTGAGTGCGGAGAAATAG
- a CDS encoding class I SAM-dependent methyltransferase — MARSEGDTWDLASSVGATATSVAASRALASRGPNPPIHDPYAAALVRAVGTDYFVRVAEGAVDFDEDPLFDGDTMRAQIVVRTRYFDDFFAEATAAGIRQAVILASGLDTRAYRMDWPADTVVFEIDQPAVIEFKTRVLGDLGAEPAADRRAVAVDLREDWPAVLTAAGFDPDAPTAWIAEGLLIYLPPDAQDRLLDHITALSAPGSRLATEHMDSRAFTGDWARKLTERGQRHGSSVDLTKLFYSGERNSARDYLAERGWQISIRTTAQAYTAQGYEAPKDELLAMIGDSGYLSAELSARPT; from the coding sequence ATGGCCCGCAGTGAAGGCGACACCTGGGACCTGGCCTCGAGCGTGGGGGCCACCGCGACGTCGGTGGCGGCCTCGCGGGCGTTGGCCAGCCGGGGCCCCAACCCGCCCATCCACGACCCGTACGCGGCGGCGCTGGTGCGGGCCGTCGGCACCGACTACTTCGTCCGGGTGGCCGAGGGCGCGGTCGACTTCGACGAGGACCCGCTGTTCGACGGCGACACGATGCGGGCCCAGATCGTGGTCCGGACCCGCTACTTCGACGACTTCTTCGCCGAGGCCACCGCCGCGGGCATCCGCCAGGCCGTGATCCTGGCCTCGGGCCTGGACACCCGCGCCTACCGGATGGACTGGCCGGCGGACACCGTGGTGTTCGAGATCGACCAGCCCGCCGTCATCGAGTTCAAGACCCGGGTGCTCGGCGACCTCGGCGCCGAACCGGCCGCCGACCGGCGCGCCGTCGCGGTGGACCTGCGCGAGGACTGGCCCGCCGTGCTGACCGCGGCCGGTTTCGACCCCGACGCCCCCACCGCCTGGATCGCCGAGGGTCTGCTGATCTACCTGCCGCCGGATGCGCAGGACCGGTTGCTGGACCACATCACCGCGCTCAGCGCCCCGGGCAGCCGGCTGGCCACCGAGCACATGGACAGCCGCGCGTTCACCGGCGACTGGGCGCGCAAGCTGACCGAACGCGGCCAACGCCACGGCAGCAGCGTCGACCTGACCAAGCTGTTCTACTCGGGCGAACGCAACAGCGCCCGCGATTACCTGGCCGAACGCGGCTGGCAGATCAGCATTCGCACCACCGCGCAGGCCTACACTGCGCAGGGCTACGAGGCGCCCAAGGACGAGTTGTTGGCGATGATCGGCGACTCCGGTTATCTGAGCGCCGAACTGTCCGCGCGGCCGACCTGA
- a CDS encoding class I SAM-dependent methyltransferase, with product MARTGDDSWDLASSVGATATMVAAGRAIASRSPDPLIDDPFAAPLVRAVGLDFFTRMLDGDLDLSQVPDASPERLQAMIDGMAVRTKFFDDYFTDAAATGVRQAVILASGLDARAYRLAWPSGTVVYEIDQPAVIEFKSGTLADIGATPTAERRTVGIDLREDWPAALRAAGFDPAAPTAWLAEGLLIYLPPEAQDRLFDLITALSAAGSTVATEYAPGIMDFNAEQARELSAPLREHGLDIDMSALVYAGRRSHVMDYLASLGWQVSGIPRDDLFARFRRPVPTAESVDPLGEIVYVSATLS from the coding sequence ATGGCACGCACCGGTGACGACTCGTGGGATCTGGCCTCCAGCGTGGGCGCCACCGCGACCATGGTGGCCGCCGGACGGGCCATCGCCAGCCGCTCCCCCGACCCGCTGATCGACGACCCGTTCGCCGCGCCGTTGGTGCGCGCCGTCGGCCTGGACTTCTTCACCCGGATGCTCGACGGCGACCTGGACCTCTCGCAGGTTCCGGACGCGTCCCCGGAGCGACTGCAGGCCATGATCGACGGGATGGCGGTGCGCACCAAGTTCTTCGACGACTACTTCACCGACGCCGCCGCCACCGGGGTGCGCCAGGCCGTCATCCTGGCCTCGGGCCTGGACGCCCGGGCCTACCGGCTGGCCTGGCCGAGCGGCACGGTGGTCTACGAGATCGACCAGCCCGCCGTAATCGAGTTCAAGTCCGGCACGCTGGCGGACATCGGCGCGACGCCGACGGCCGAACGCCGCACGGTGGGCATCGATCTGCGCGAGGACTGGCCGGCGGCGTTGCGCGCGGCCGGATTCGACCCCGCCGCACCCACCGCCTGGCTGGCCGAGGGTCTGCTGATCTACCTGCCGCCCGAGGCGCAGGACCGGTTGTTCGACCTGATCACCGCGCTGTCGGCGGCCGGCAGCACGGTGGCCACCGAATACGCCCCGGGCATCATGGATTTCAACGCCGAACAGGCGCGGGAACTCTCGGCGCCGCTGCGCGAACACGGCCTCGACATCGACATGTCCGCGCTGGTGTACGCCGGCCGGCGCAGCCACGTGATGGACTATCTGGCCAGTCTGGGCTGGCAGGTCAGCGGTATCCCGCGCGACGACCTGTTCGCCCGGTTCCGCCGGCCCGTCCCCACCGCCGAGAGCGTCGACCCGCTCGGTGAGATCGTCTACGTCAGCGCCACCTTGAGCTAG
- a CDS encoding MFS transporter, with the protein MEREHQQELTAEGPQPPPGVLKRAIAASAIGNATEWFDYGLYAYGVGYISVAIFPGDTQSATLLALMTFAVSFLVRPLGGFVWGPLGDRIGRRAVLAVTILLMSGATLCVGLVPTYDMIGFWAPLLMVLLRMIQGFSTGGEYGGAATFMAEYSPTRRRGFLGSFLEFGTLAGFATGALMMLGMSLMLNDEQMHSWGWRVPFLIAAPLGLIGIYLRSRLEETPIYQELEDEGRTEKGITEEFKDLLVRYRGPILRLGGLVVALNVVNYTLLTYMPTYLGATIGLSETMSLLAPIIGMLAMMVFLPIAGQLSDRVGRKPLWWFSLIGLFVMGIPMFLLMSTGVAGAVIGLAILGLLYVPQLATISATFPAMFPTQVRFAGFAIAYNVSTSLFGGTAPAVNDWLINATGNNLVPAYYMMGACVIGAIALVGMPETARCPIGGTETPGTPEAPDQLEYAVAGAR; encoded by the coding sequence GTGGAGCGCGAACACCAGCAGGAGTTGACTGCCGAGGGTCCGCAACCACCGCCCGGAGTGCTGAAACGCGCGATCGCCGCCTCGGCGATCGGCAACGCCACCGAGTGGTTCGACTACGGTCTGTACGCCTACGGCGTGGGCTACATCTCGGTCGCGATCTTTCCCGGCGACACCCAGAGCGCCACGCTATTGGCACTGATGACGTTTGCCGTCTCGTTCCTGGTTCGACCGCTCGGCGGTTTCGTGTGGGGACCGCTCGGCGACCGCATCGGACGGCGAGCCGTGCTGGCGGTGACCATTCTGTTGATGTCGGGGGCCACGCTGTGCGTGGGGCTCGTCCCGACCTACGACATGATCGGGTTCTGGGCGCCGCTGCTGATGGTGCTCTTGCGGATGATCCAGGGCTTCTCCACCGGCGGCGAGTACGGCGGGGCGGCCACGTTCATGGCCGAGTACTCGCCCACCCGGCGACGCGGATTCCTGGGCAGCTTCCTGGAATTCGGCACGCTGGCCGGGTTCGCCACGGGTGCGTTGATGATGTTGGGCATGTCGCTGATGCTCAACGACGAGCAGATGCACAGCTGGGGCTGGCGAGTGCCGTTCCTGATCGCCGCACCGCTGGGGTTGATCGGCATCTACCTGCGTTCGCGGCTGGAGGAGACGCCCATCTACCAGGAGTTGGAAGACGAGGGCCGCACCGAGAAGGGGATCACGGAGGAGTTCAAGGATCTGCTGGTGCGGTACCGGGGTCCGATCCTGCGCCTGGGCGGCTTGGTGGTGGCGCTCAACGTCGTCAACTACACGCTGCTGACCTACATGCCGACCTATCTGGGCGCGACCATCGGGCTGTCGGAGACGATGTCGCTGCTGGCGCCGATCATCGGGATGTTGGCCATGATGGTCTTCCTGCCGATCGCCGGTCAGTTGTCCGACCGTGTGGGCCGCAAACCCCTGTGGTGGTTCTCCCTGATCGGGTTGTTCGTCATGGGTATCCCGATGTTCCTGTTGATGAGTACCGGCGTCGCGGGCGCGGTGATCGGGCTTGCGATCCTCGGGTTGTTGTATGTGCCGCAGCTGGCCACGATTTCGGCGACATTCCCGGCGATGTTCCCGACCCAGGTGCGCTTCGCCGGGTTCGCGATCGCCTACAACGTGTCGACGTCGCTGTTCGGAGGCACCGCACCGGCGGTCAACGACTGGTTGATCAACGCCACCGGCAACAATCTGGTGCCGGCGTACTACATGATGGGCGCGTGCGTGATCGGCGCGATCGCACTGGTCGGAATGCCGGAGACCGCTCGGTGTCCGATCGGCGGCACCGAGACCCCGGGCACTCCGGAGGCGCCCGATCAGTTGGAGTACGCGGTGGCCGGGGCGAGGTGA